In Morganella morganii, the following are encoded in one genomic region:
- a CDS encoding cell division protein ZapC — protein MKIKPDDQWQWYYDDTHERIMLDLANGMVFRSHFAPRLLAPYARCHSPFSVDDAALFFIFEEQIKKLDIPAQQCAELTLNALIASRFLKPQMPKSWYFSLFCAMTKPEQGQLVEVVADNNRQRSNFIVAEAGDSASLCLLVDPVLELHDRSMCFCDPIKIMNDRLLPRTPVTRSLLMGRAV, from the coding sequence ATGAAAATAAAACCTGACGATCAATGGCAGTGGTATTACGATGATACGCATGAGCGTATTATGCTGGATCTTGCCAACGGAATGGTATTCCGCTCCCATTTTGCACCACGTCTGCTGGCGCCGTACGCACGGTGTCACAGCCCGTTTTCTGTTGATGATGCCGCGTTATTTTTTATCTTTGAAGAACAGATTAAAAAATTAGATATTCCGGCACAGCAGTGTGCTGAATTAACACTGAATGCGTTAATTGCATCGCGTTTTTTAAAGCCGCAAATGCCGAAGAGCTGGTATTTTTCATTGTTCTGCGCAATGACAAAACCGGAGCAGGGGCAGCTGGTTGAAGTGGTGGCGGATAACAATCGTCAGCGCAGCAACTTTATTGTGGCGGAAGCAGGGGACAGTGCCAGTTTATGTCTGCTGGTTGATCCGGTACTTGAATTACACGATCGGAGCATGTGTTTTTGTGATCCGATAAAGATCATGAATGATCGTTTATTACCAAGAACCCCGGTCACACGGAGTTTATTAATGGGCAGAGCTGTCTGA
- the pyrD gene encoding quinone-dependent dihydroorotate dehydrogenase, producing MYYPLVRKALFRLDPERAHEFTFHQLKRLSRSPFRFLIQQHVATKPVQCMGLSFKNPLGLAAGLDKDGECIEAFDAMGFGFVEVGTVTPKPQPGNDKPRLFRIVEAEGLINRMGFNNLGVDNLVENIKQARFGGILGINIGKNKGTPVEQGKDDYLICMDKVYTHAGYIAVNISSPNTPGLRTLQYGDMLDDLLSAIKIKQQELHQKHGKYVPVAVKIAPDLTAEELIQVADSLVRHNIDGVIATNTTLDRSLVQGLNHCNETGGLSGRPVQSKSTEIIRLLSKELNGKLPIIGVGGIDSLVAAREKMEAGASLIQIYSGFIYHGPKLIKNIVNCL from the coding sequence ATGTATTATCCGCTAGTCAGGAAGGCCCTGTTCCGCCTTGATCCGGAACGCGCCCACGAATTCACCTTTCACCAGCTTAAACGTCTTTCCCGCTCTCCTTTCCGTTTTCTTATTCAGCAGCATGTCGCCACCAAACCCGTTCAGTGCATGGGACTCTCTTTTAAAAACCCGCTCGGATTAGCCGCCGGTCTTGATAAAGACGGTGAATGTATTGAAGCATTTGATGCAATGGGTTTTGGTTTTGTTGAAGTCGGTACGGTCACACCGAAACCACAGCCGGGAAATGATAAACCGCGTCTGTTTCGTATTGTCGAAGCAGAAGGGTTAATTAACCGGATGGGTTTTAATAACCTCGGGGTGGATAACCTGGTTGAGAATATTAAACAGGCCCGTTTCGGCGGTATTCTGGGAATTAATATTGGTAAAAATAAAGGTACACCGGTTGAACAGGGAAAGGATGACTATCTGATTTGTATGGACAAAGTGTATACCCACGCCGGGTATATCGCTGTTAACATCTCCTCACCGAATACCCCTGGATTACGGACACTGCAATACGGCGATATGCTGGATGACCTGCTGTCAGCAATAAAAATAAAGCAGCAGGAACTGCATCAGAAGCACGGAAAATATGTACCTGTCGCGGTAAAAATTGCCCCGGATTTAACAGCGGAAGAATTAATTCAGGTCGCTGACAGCCTGGTGCGCCATAATATTGACGGTGTGATTGCCACCAATACCACATTAGACCGCTCATTAGTGCAGGGATTAAATCACTGTAATGAAACTGGTGGATTAAGTGGCCGCCCGGTGCAGAGTAAGAGCACCGAAATTATCCGTTTATTATCGAAAGAGCTGAACGGGAAATTACCAATCATCGGTGTCGGCGGAATAGATTCCCTGGTTGCCGCCCGGGAAAAAATGGAAGCGGGTGCATCTCTGATCCAAATCTATTCAGGATTTATCTACCACGGGCCCAAATTAATTAAAAATATTGTAAATTGCCTGTAA
- a CDS encoding TPM domain-containing protein → MRNEINRYSRWLQGIFSLFLLLFAVTAFAQTETFPRMQGSVTDTAGLLTAGERSSIEQKLNALRERTGTQIAVLTVNTTGSRDIESYAEKVFSQWRLGRINIDDGILLLVASDDRAMRIEVGYGLEGAVSDAVANRILKDYFIPNFKMGNYAGGINDTVDALIARVRNEPLPPVTTPAFFIAKQAGPVGCIDIVLGAVLAASAYLWGAFLYGMVKRFKLKAAIPIAIILYLTWYAGGFNNPAGNGIHFGEDFLYTELPRWSQFLFLQILPFWLVIVLTFTMFIAAFFLFLLTLGGLYRILTKIVRPQKLRVSICVGFLFGGFAFIFGLLFSEGSLAAGVVAGVGFGMFVGIGHYFGFVTVGGGGGSGSGRGGRGGGSSGGGYSGGSRSSSRSSSGGGGRSGGGGASGRW, encoded by the coding sequence ATGAGAAATGAAATAAACCGGTACAGTCGCTGGTTACAGGGGATATTTTCCCTGTTTTTGCTGCTCTTTGCTGTGACGGCATTTGCTCAGACGGAGACATTTCCCCGTATGCAGGGATCGGTCACCGATACCGCCGGATTGCTGACCGCCGGTGAGCGCAGCAGTATTGAGCAGAAACTGAATGCACTGCGCGAGCGGACCGGTACGCAGATTGCGGTACTGACGGTGAACACTACCGGGTCGCGCGATATTGAAAGTTATGCGGAAAAAGTCTTTAGCCAGTGGCGCCTTGGTCGTATCAATATTGATGACGGAATCTTATTGCTGGTGGCGTCAGATGATCGCGCGATGCGGATTGAGGTCGGATACGGGCTGGAAGGAGCGGTGAGTGATGCGGTGGCAAACCGTATTCTCAAGGATTATTTCATTCCGAATTTTAAAATGGGAAATTATGCCGGTGGTATTAATGATACCGTCGATGCGCTGATTGCCAGAGTCCGCAATGAACCACTGCCACCGGTTACCACTCCGGCATTCTTTATTGCCAAACAGGCAGGGCCCGTCGGCTGTATTGATATTGTGCTTGGTGCGGTACTGGCCGCGAGTGCATATCTGTGGGGCGCTTTCCTGTATGGCATGGTGAAACGCTTTAAACTGAAAGCGGCAATTCCGATCGCCATTATTCTTTATCTGACCTGGTACGCCGGCGGCTTTAATAATCCGGCCGGAAACGGTATTCATTTCGGGGAAGATTTTCTCTACACAGAATTACCGCGCTGGAGTCAGTTCCTGTTCCTGCAGATTCTGCCGTTCTGGCTGGTGATAGTGTTGACATTCACCATGTTTATCGCGGCCTTCTTCTTATTCCTGCTTACGCTCGGCGGATTGTACCGGATACTGACGAAAATTGTCCGGCCTCAGAAGCTGCGGGTTTCAATCTGTGTTGGTTTTCTGTTCGGCGGATTTGCTTTTATTTTCGGATTACTGTTTTCAGAGGGGAGTCTGGCCGCCGGTGTGGTGGCGGGAGTGGGATTCGGCATGTTTGTCGGGATCGGGCACTATTTCGGTTTTGTTACTGTCGGCGGCGGAGGCGGCAGTGGTTCAGGGCGCGGCGGCCGTGGCGGGGGCAGCAGCGGCGGTGGTTACAGCGGGGGCAGCCGGAGCAGCAGCCGATCCTCATCCGGAGGTGGAGGACGCAGCGGTGGCGGCGGGGCATCCGGTCGCTGGTGA
- the pepN gene encoding aminopeptidase N, translated as MTQQRQAKYRQDYQAPDYTITHIDLDFALDPQTTVVTAVSQVKRLNDNASELVLAGEGLTLKQLTIDGKVWSDYREEPGSLRIMNVPEQFTLQIINEISPAENTALEGLYVSGDALCTQCEAEGFRHITYYPDRPDVLARYTTRITADKARYPYLLSNGNRIDAGESGDKHWVKWEDPFPKPSYLFALVAGDFDVLRDTFTTRSGRDVALELFVDKGNLDRAGWAMTSLKNAMKWDEERFGFEYDLDIYMIVAVDFFNMGAMENKGLNVFNSKYVLAKNETATDKDYLGIESVIGHEYFHNWTGNRITCRDWFQLSLKEGLTVFRDQEFSSDLGSRPVNRINNVRVMRAAQFAEDAGPMAHPIRPDKVIEMNNFYTLTVYEKGSEVIRMIHTLLGEEQFQAGMQLYVHRHDGSAATCDDFVQAMEDASNVDLTLFRRWYSQSGTPLVTVRDSYDADKKQYQLHVTQMTPPTPDQQDKQPLHIPFDIELYGSNGDVLALRHEGEPLHSVLNITRDEQTFAFDDVSEKPVPSLFREFSAPVKVDYPYTDAQLAFLMQHARNEFARWDAAQSLLASHIKENIRRYQAGEDLQLPEGVTDAFRAVLLDEQIDPALAAQILTLPSETEVAEWFPVVDPDAINAVMTYIAGTFARELADELYAVYVSMKTGAYQIDHADIAKRDLRNVCLGYLALDEDKAQADKRVSQQYAQADNMTDSLAALTAAVKAALPCRDKLLADYDNKWHQDGLVMDKWFILQATRPDADVLDNVKSLLTHRSFTMANPNRVRSLVGAFVMNNPKAFHDKSGKGYEFLTEILCDLNSRNPQVASRLIEPLIRLKRYDDSRQSKMRDALLRLKGLENLSGDLFEKITKALDEN; from the coding sequence ATGACACAACAGCGGCAGGCGAAGTATCGTCAGGACTATCAGGCTCCTGACTATACCATTACCCATATTGATCTCGATTTTGCGCTCGACCCGCAGACGACAGTGGTGACTGCCGTCAGTCAGGTGAAGCGCCTGAATGACAACGCCTCTGAGCTGGTGCTTGCCGGTGAGGGGCTGACCCTGAAGCAGCTGACCATTGACGGCAAAGTCTGGTCAGATTACCGCGAAGAACCCGGTTCGCTGCGCATTATGAATGTGCCTGAACAATTCACCCTGCAAATTATTAATGAAATCAGCCCGGCGGAAAATACCGCACTTGAGGGGCTGTATGTGTCCGGTGATGCACTTTGCACACAGTGTGAGGCGGAAGGTTTCCGTCATATCACGTATTACCCTGACCGCCCGGATGTGCTGGCGCGTTACACCACCCGGATCACGGCGGACAAAGCCCGTTATCCGTATCTGTTATCCAACGGTAACCGGATTGATGCCGGGGAATCCGGGGATAAACACTGGGTGAAATGGGAAGACCCGTTCCCGAAACCAAGTTACCTGTTTGCTCTGGTGGCCGGTGATTTTGATGTGCTGCGCGATACTTTTACCACCCGCAGCGGCCGTGATGTGGCGCTGGAGCTGTTTGTCGACAAAGGTAACCTCGATCGTGCCGGCTGGGCGATGACCTCCCTGAAAAATGCCATGAAATGGGATGAGGAGCGCTTTGGTTTCGAGTATGACCTCGACATCTATATGATTGTGGCTGTTGATTTCTTTAATATGGGCGCGATGGAGAACAAAGGGCTGAATGTCTTTAACTCCAAATATGTGCTGGCGAAGAATGAAACAGCGACGGATAAAGATTATCTCGGGATTGAATCTGTTATCGGTCATGAATATTTCCATAACTGGACCGGTAACCGTATCACCTGCCGTGACTGGTTCCAGCTCAGCCTGAAAGAAGGGCTGACCGTTTTCCGTGACCAGGAATTCAGCTCTGACCTCGGTTCCCGCCCGGTAAACCGTATCAATAATGTCCGCGTGATGCGTGCCGCTCAGTTTGCCGAGGACGCCGGTCCGATGGCGCACCCGATCCGTCCGGACAAAGTCATTGAAATGAATAACTTCTATACGCTGACGGTGTATGAGAAGGGCTCTGAAGTGATCCGCATGATCCACACGCTGCTCGGCGAAGAGCAGTTCCAGGCGGGGATGCAGCTTTATGTTCACCGCCATGACGGCAGCGCCGCGACCTGTGATGATTTTGTGCAGGCGATGGAAGATGCGTCTAATGTCGATCTGACACTGTTCCGCCGCTGGTACAGCCAGTCCGGTACGCCGCTGGTGACTGTACGTGACAGCTATGATGCGGATAAAAAACAGTATCAGCTGCATGTGACCCAGATGACCCCGCCGACACCGGATCAGCAGGACAAACAGCCGCTGCATATCCCGTTTGATATTGAACTGTACGGCAGTAACGGCGACGTGCTTGCGCTGCGTCATGAAGGGGAGCCGCTTCATTCAGTACTGAATATTACCCGTGATGAACAGACCTTCGCCTTTGATGATGTCAGTGAAAAGCCGGTACCGTCACTGTTCCGCGAATTTTCCGCGCCGGTGAAAGTGGATTATCCGTACACTGATGCACAGCTGGCATTTCTGATGCAGCACGCCCGTAATGAATTTGCCCGCTGGGATGCCGCACAGTCTCTTCTGGCATCACATATAAAGGAAAACATCCGCCGTTATCAGGCCGGTGAAGACTTGCAATTACCGGAAGGGGTAACCGATGCTTTCCGTGCAGTGCTGCTTGATGAGCAGATCGATCCGGCACTGGCAGCTCAGATTCTGACCCTGCCGTCAGAAACCGAGGTTGCGGAATGGTTCCCGGTGGTGGATCCGGATGCAATTAATGCGGTAATGACCTATATCGCCGGCACATTTGCCCGTGAACTGGCGGATGAGCTGTATGCGGTGTATGTCAGCATGAAAACCGGGGCATATCAAATCGATCATGCGGATATTGCAAAACGTGATCTGCGCAATGTTTGTCTGGGCTATCTGGCACTGGATGAGGACAAAGCGCAGGCGGATAAGCGCGTGTCACAACAGTATGCGCAGGCCGACAATATGACCGATTCTCTGGCGGCTCTGACGGCGGCGGTGAAGGCCGCGCTGCCGTGCCGCGATAAACTGCTGGCGGATTACGACAACAAATGGCATCAGGATGGTCTGGTGATGGACAAGTGGTTTATTCTTCAGGCCACACGTCCGGATGCGGATGTGCTGGATAATGTGAAATCACTGCTCACTCACCGGTCCTTCACCATGGCGAACCCGAACCGGGTGCGCTCACTGGTCGGTGCGTTTGTGATGAATAACCCGAAAGCGTTCCATGATAAATCCGGTAAAGGCTATGAGTTCCTGACGGAGATCCTCTGTGATCTGAACAGCCGTAACCCGCAGGTGGCGTCACGTCTGATTGAACCGCTGATCCGCCTGAAACGGTATGACGACAGCCGTCAGAGCAAAATGCGTGATGCATTGCTGCGCCTGAAAGGGCTGGAAAATCTCTCCGGTGATCTGTTTGAAAAAATCACAAAAGCACTGGATGAGAACTGA
- the pncB gene encoding nicotinate phosphoribosyltransferase: MNSEATPIITSLLDTDAYKLHMQQAVFHHYRSIPVVAEFRCRSSKRLGQYADELRRRVAMMAELSVSDDEYNYLARLPFFSADYLAWFRQFRFDPSQVNIRCDSNGQLAVRISGPWVEVILWEVPLLALISELVHHHESPQVTPEDAVIRLRELVARFYQDAEQAGLDLSRFKLMDFGTRRRFSFDVQKAIVTELKQHFPYLVGTSNYLLAEKLDLEPVGTQAHEWFQAHQQISAELANSQRAALQTWLDEYPDQLGVALTDCITMDAFLRDFDTPFARAYQGLRHDSGDPVEWGEKAIAHYEKLGIDPMSKTLVFSDNLDFRKALALYAHFCDRINLVFGIGTRLTCNIPDVEPLNIVIKLVECNGKPVAKLSDSPGKTICEDDEFVDKLRRAFDIPHVQRAC; this comes from the coding sequence ATGAATTCAGAAGCAACCCCGATTATCACATCACTGCTGGATACCGATGCGTATAAGCTGCATATGCAGCAGGCAGTGTTCCATCATTACCGTTCAATTCCTGTGGTCGCGGAATTCCGCTGCCGGAGCAGCAAACGGCTGGGGCAGTACGCAGATGAACTGCGCCGCCGGGTGGCAATGATGGCAGAGCTGTCAGTCAGTGATGACGAGTATAACTACCTGGCCCGCCTGCCGTTCTTTTCGGCGGACTACCTCGCCTGGTTCCGTCAGTTCCGTTTTGATCCGTCACAGGTAAATATCCGCTGTGACAGCAACGGCCAGCTGGCTGTCCGTATCAGCGGCCCGTGGGTGGAGGTTATCCTGTGGGAAGTGCCGTTGCTGGCGCTGATCAGTGAACTCGTCCACCATCATGAATCACCGCAGGTCACGCCGGAAGATGCCGTTATCCGTCTGCGTGAGCTGGTGGCGCGTTTTTATCAGGATGCCGAACAAGCCGGGCTGGATCTCAGCCGCTTTAAACTGATGGATTTCGGTACCCGCCGCCGTTTCTCTTTTGATGTTCAGAAAGCCATTGTCACTGAACTGAAACAGCATTTCCCGTATCTGGTCGGCACCAGCAATTACCTGCTGGCGGAAAAACTCGATCTGGAGCCGGTCGGCACCCAGGCGCATGAATGGTTCCAGGCACATCAGCAGATCAGTGCGGAACTGGCCAACAGCCAGCGCGCCGCTCTCCAAACCTGGCTTGATGAATATCCGGATCAGCTCGGTGTCGCACTGACAGACTGCATCACAATGGATGCTTTCCTGCGCGATTTCGATACCCCGTTTGCCCGCGCCTATCAGGGTCTGCGCCACGATTCCGGGGATCCGGTGGAATGGGGTGAAAAAGCCATTGCTCACTATGAAAAGCTGGGTATCGACCCGATGAGCAAAACGCTGGTCTTTTCAGATAACCTGGATTTCCGCAAAGCCCTCGCGCTTTATGCCCATTTCTGTGACCGGATAAATCTGGTATTCGGTATCGGCACCCGCCTGACCTGCAATATCCCGGATGTCGAGCCGCTCAATATTGTTATCAAGCTGGTGGAATGCAACGGTAAACCGGTTGCCAAGCTCTCTGACAGCCCCGGCAAAACCATCTGTGAAGATGATGAATTTGTCGATAAACTGCGCCGCGCATTTGATATTCCCCACGTTCAGCGCGCCTGCTGA
- the asnS gene encoding asparagine--tRNA ligase: MSIAPVVDVLQGRVPVDSEVTVQGWVRTRRDSKAGISFLAVYDGSCFNPVQAVIENNLPNYNDEVLHLTAGCSVEVTGKVVASPGQGQSFEIHASQVRVVGMVDDPDTYPMAAKRHSVEYLREVAHLRPRTNLIGAVARVRHTLSQALHRFFDEQGFFWVSTPLITTSDTEGAGEMFRVSTLDFHNLPRNDKGEVDFSEDFFGREAFLTVSGQLNGEAYASALSKIYTFGPTFRAENSNTSRHLAEFWMVEPEVAFANLNDIAGLAEAMLKYVFKAVLEERRDDLEFFAERINKEAIERLERFVTSDFAQVDYTDAIKILENCGKTFENDVYWGVDMSSEHERYLAEEHFKAPVVVKNYPKAIKAFYMRENEDGKTVAAMDVLAPGIGEIIGGSQREERLDRLDARFDELGMNKEDYWWYRDLRRYGTVPHAGFGLGFERLVSYVTGVSNIRETIPFPRTPRSATF; this comes from the coding sequence ATGAGCATAGCGCCTGTGGTCGATGTACTGCAAGGCCGTGTACCTGTTGACAGCGAAGTCACGGTACAGGGTTGGGTCCGTACAAGGAGAGATTCAAAAGCCGGGATCTCATTCCTCGCCGTCTACGACGGTTCCTGCTTTAATCCGGTACAGGCCGTCATCGAAAATAATTTACCTAATTATAATGATGAAGTGCTTCATTTAACGGCGGGCTGTTCTGTTGAAGTTACCGGGAAAGTGGTTGCTTCCCCGGGCCAGGGACAAAGCTTTGAAATCCATGCCTCACAGGTTCGTGTGGTCGGTATGGTTGATGATCCGGATACCTACCCGATGGCGGCAAAACGCCACTCTGTCGAGTATCTGCGTGAAGTGGCGCACCTGCGTCCGCGCACTAACCTGATTGGCGCGGTTGCCCGTGTCCGTCATACCTTATCCCAGGCATTACACCGTTTCTTCGACGAGCAGGGTTTCTTCTGGGTATCCACCCCGCTGATCACCACCTCCGATACCGAAGGTGCCGGTGAAATGTTCCGCGTCTCCACGCTGGATTTCCACAACCTGCCGCGTAACGACAAAGGCGAAGTGGATTTCAGCGAAGACTTTTTCGGCCGGGAAGCCTTCCTGACTGTATCCGGTCAGCTGAATGGTGAAGCTTATGCCTCTGCGCTGAGCAAAATCTACACCTTCGGCCCGACATTCCGTGCGGAAAACTCCAACACCAGCCGCCACCTGGCGGAATTCTGGATGGTTGAGCCGGAAGTGGCGTTTGCCAACCTGAATGATATCGCCGGTCTGGCCGAAGCCATGCTGAAATATGTCTTCAAAGCCGTTCTGGAAGAGCGCCGCGACGACCTCGAATTCTTTGCTGAGCGTATTAATAAAGAAGCAATCGAACGTCTGGAGCGTTTTGTCACTTCCGATTTCGCACAGGTTGATTACACCGACGCGATCAAAATCCTGGAAAACTGCGGCAAAACCTTTGAAAACGACGTGTACTGGGGCGTGGATATGTCCTCTGAGCACGAGCGTTACCTGGCGGAAGAGCACTTCAAAGCGCCAGTGGTCGTTAAAAACTACCCGAAAGCTATCAAAGCCTTCTATATGCGTGAAAACGAAGACGGCAAAACCGTGGCAGCGATGGACGTGCTGGCACCGGGAATCGGTGAAATCATCGGGGGTTCCCAGCGTGAAGAGCGTCTGGACAGACTCGATGCCCGCTTCGATGAACTGGGTATGAATAAAGAAGATTACTGGTGGTACCGTGATCTGCGCCGCTACGGCACAGTGCCGCACGCCGGTTTCGGTCTGGGCTTCGAGCGTTTGGTCTCATATGTGACGGGTGTCTCAAATATCCGTGAAACCATCCCGTTCCCGCGCACCCCGCGCAGCGCCACATTCTGA
- a CDS encoding porin: MKRNILAVVIPALLVAGAANAAEIYNKDGNKVDLYGKVDVRHMFAKSDDNGSKEDGDDSRVRFGIKGETQITDQLTGFGRFENEIKTNGVEGDNKNKVRLAYAGFKFAEFGSIDYGRNYGVVYDTAAWTGVLPLFGGDTMAQTDVYMTGRNANLLTYRNTDFFGYVDGLSFALQYQGANDDNSIANRGEAIKDSNGNVIGYTTDAKANGDGYGLSTAYDLGWGVTLGAGYSNSARPLGQQNSANPYDAQGKRAEAWNVGAKYDANNLYLAAMYGETRNMTKYGDYDLIANKTQNIELVAQYQFDFGLRPSIAYLQSKGKDLSNGTKGNEDLVQYIDLGAYYYFNKNMSAVVDYKINLLDNNDFTRGAKINTGDVVGLGLTYQF, encoded by the coding sequence ATGAAACGCAATATTCTTGCAGTGGTTATCCCGGCTCTGTTAGTTGCTGGTGCAGCAAACGCAGCTGAAATCTACAACAAAGACGGCAACAAAGTAGACCTGTACGGTAAAGTTGACGTTCGTCACATGTTCGCTAAGTCTGATGACAACGGCTCTAAAGAAGATGGCGACGATTCACGCGTTCGTTTCGGCATCAAAGGTGAAACTCAGATCACTGACCAACTGACCGGTTTCGGTCGTTTCGAAAACGAAATCAAAACCAACGGCGTTGAAGGCGACAACAAAAACAAAGTACGTTTAGCTTACGCTGGTTTCAAATTCGCTGAATTCGGTTCAATCGACTACGGCCGTAACTACGGTGTGGTATATGACACTGCAGCATGGACCGGCGTTCTGCCACTGTTCGGTGGCGACACCATGGCTCAGACCGACGTTTACATGACCGGTCGTAACGCTAACCTGCTGACCTATCGTAACACCGATTTCTTCGGTTACGTTGATGGCCTGAGCTTCGCTCTGCAGTATCAGGGTGCTAACGACGATAACTCTATCGCAAACCGCGGCGAAGCAATCAAAGATTCTAACGGCAATGTAATTGGTTACACTACCGATGCTAAAGCTAATGGCGATGGCTACGGTTTATCTACTGCCTATGATCTGGGCTGGGGTGTAACTCTGGGTGCTGGCTACTCTAACTCTGCTCGTCCGTTAGGTCAGCAGAATAGTGCAAATCCTTACGACGCTCAAGGCAAACGCGCTGAAGCATGGAACGTTGGTGCTAAATACGACGCTAACAACCTGTACCTGGCTGCTATGTACGGTGAAACCCGTAACATGACCAAATACGGTGATTACGACCTGATTGCTAACAAAACTCAGAACATCGAATTAGTGGCACAATACCAGTTTGATTTCGGTCTGCGTCCATCCATCGCTTACCTGCAGTCTAAAGGTAAAGACCTGAGCAACGGTACTAAAGGTAACGAAGATCTGGTTCAATACATCGACCTGGGTGCTTACTACTACTTCAACAAAAACATGTCTGCAGTTGTTGATTACAAAATCAACCTGCTGGACAACAATGACTTCACCCGCGGTGCTAAAATCAACACTGGTGATGTTGTTGGTTTAGGTCTGACCTACCAGTTCTGA
- a CDS encoding amino acid aminotransferase encodes MFENITAAPADPILGLADSFRQDPRENKINLGIGVYKDETGKTPVLSCVKKAEKYLLDNETTKNYLPITGIPEFGTVTQALLFGDNSDIITAKRARTAQAPGGTGALRIAADFIAKQTSAKRVWISNPTWPNHNGIFAGAGLEICTYNYYDAENHSLDFNGMLASLEAAQAGDVILLHGCCHNPTGIDPTAEQWAQLSVLVKEKGLLPVFDFAYQGFAAGLDEDAQGLRIFAKSHPEMLVASSYSKNFGMYNERVGACTLVAADPDTADRAFSQIKIVIRTNYSNPPSHGGAVVTTVLSDPELKEEWIQELTTMRERIKRMRQLFVNTLQEKGAKQDFSFIIRQNGMFSFSGLTKEQVARLRDEYAVYAVSSGRINVAGLTLENMVPLCEAIVAVL; translated from the coding sequence ATGTTTGAGAATATTACTGCCGCGCCTGCCGACCCGATCTTAGGTCTGGCTGACAGCTTCCGTCAGGACCCCCGTGAAAACAAAATCAATTTAGGTATTGGTGTTTATAAAGATGAAACCGGTAAAACACCGGTACTGAGCTGCGTTAAAAAAGCGGAAAAGTATCTGCTGGATAATGAAACCACGAAAAACTACCTGCCGATTACCGGGATCCCTGAATTCGGAACAGTAACTCAGGCACTGCTGTTTGGTGATAACAGCGATATCATCACCGCCAAACGTGCCCGTACCGCACAGGCGCCGGGCGGCACCGGTGCGCTGCGTATCGCGGCTGATTTTATTGCTAAACAAACCAGCGCAAAACGTGTCTGGATCAGTAATCCGACCTGGCCTAACCATAACGGTATCTTTGCCGGTGCCGGTCTGGAAATCTGCACTTACAATTACTATGATGCCGAAAACCATTCACTGGATTTCAATGGCATGCTGGCAAGCCTGGAAGCGGCGCAGGCCGGTGATGTGATCCTGCTGCACGGCTGCTGCCACAACCCGACCGGTATTGACCCGACTGCTGAGCAGTGGGCACAATTATCTGTTCTGGTAAAAGAAAAAGGTCTGCTGCCGGTCTTTGACTTTGCTTATCAGGGCTTTGCTGCCGGTCTGGATGAGGATGCTCAGGGGCTGCGTATTTTCGCAAAATCTCATCCTGAAATGCTGGTGGCCAGCTCTTATTCCAAAAACTTCGGCATGTACAATGAACGTGTCGGTGCCTGCACCCTGGTTGCGGCTGATCCGGATACCGCTGATCGCGCGTTCAGCCAGATCAAAATCGTTATCCGCACCAACTACTCTAACCCGCCGTCACACGGTGGTGCTGTGGTAACAACAGTATTGTCTGATCCGGAACTGAAAGAAGAGTGGATCCAGGAACTGACCACCATGCGTGAGCGCATCAAGCGTATGCGCCAGCTCTTTGTGAACACCTTACAGGAAAAAGGCGCGAAGCAGGACTTCAGCTTTATTATCCGCCAGAACGGTATGTTCTCTTTCAGCGGCCTGACCAAAGAGCAGGTTGCACGTCTGCGTGATGAATATGCGGTCTATGCCGTCAGCTCCGGTCGTATCAACGTTGCCGGTCTGACACTGGAAAATATGGTTCCGCTGTGCGAAGCCATTGTTGCAGTGCTGTAA